A DNA window from Melanotaenia boesemani isolate fMelBoe1 chromosome 6, fMelBoe1.pri, whole genome shotgun sequence contains the following coding sequences:
- the smpdl3b gene encoding acid sphingomyelinase-like phosphodiesterase 3b, which yields MFVVITESNMSPARFLLSCLLFKDAFALSGSFWHITDLHWDPTYKVTDNPDLVCASSGKRPASSAGKFGDYVCDSPWNLINSSVYAMKNILPNPDFIVWTGDDTPHVPNEDLGEEAVVNIIGNLTHLIAEVFPDTKVYSALGNHDYHPKSQLPGAPNSIYDQIAVMWQNWLNPESRETFKKGGYYTEKLLGRAGFRMLVLNTNLYYDQNKVTQNTDDPAGQFSWMDQILTEAANNKEKVYIIGHVPPGFFEKKRNKPWFTQKFNKRYLDLIEKHHSVINGQFFGHHHTDSFRMFYNANGSPISTMFLSPGVTPWETTLPGVVHGANNPGIRIFEYDTETLLVKDVVTYYMNLTRANAVKERWEKEYRLTESFRVPDASAASMHQVLERIAAGLCYQQKYYDFNSVSYDLKDCDSDCRVDHVCAAREVDFDRYEHCLEKEGVVSIHGGLLLLLFSISASLMSPYW from the exons ATGTTTGTTGTTATCACAGAGTCCAACATGTCTCCAGCAAGGTTTCTCTTATCGTGTCTGCTTTTTAAAGACGCTTTTGCGCTGTCTG GGAGTTTTTGGCATATCACAGATTTGCATTGGGATCCAACATACAAAGTCACAGACAACCCAGACCTGGTGTGCGCATCCAGCGGGAAACGACCCGCTTCCAGTGCTGGTAAATTTGGAGACTACGTGTGTGACTCGCCATGGAACCTTATAAACTCATCTGTGTATGCTATGAAAAATATTCTACCAAACCCCGACTTCATCGTATGGACAGG GGATGACACACCGCATGTGCCAAATGAGGATTTAGGAGAAGAGGCTGTGGTTAACATTATTGGCAACCTTACTCACCTCATAGCTGAGGTGTTCCCAG ACACTAAAGTGTACTCTGCCCTGGGAAACCATGACTACCACCCCAAGAGTCAGCTTCCTGGAGCTCCAAACTCCATCTATGACCAAATAGCAGTAATGTGGCAGAACTGGTTGAATCCAGAGTCCagagaaacttttaaaaaag gTGGATATTATACAGAGAAACTGCTGGGCCGTGCTGGTTTCAGGATGCTGGTCCTTAATACTAATCTCTACTATGACCAGAACAAGGTGACCCAGAATACGGATGACCCAGCAGGACAGTTTAGCTGGATGGATCAAATTCTTACAGAGGCAGCCAACAACAAAGAGAAG GTGTATATCATTGGCCACGTTCCTCCAGGTTTCtttgagaagaaaagaaataagcCATGGTTCACACAGAAATTCAACAAGCGATACCTGGATTTAATTGAGAAGCATCATTCTGTTATAAATGGGCAGTTTTTTGGCCATCATCATACTGACAGTTTTCGCATGTTTTACAATGCCAATG GATCTCCCATTAGTACAATGTTCCTCAGCCCAGGAGTCACACCATGGGAAACAACACTTCCTGGTGTTGTGCATGGAGCTAATAATCCTGGGATTCGTATCTTTGAATATGACACAGAAACACTACTGGTCAAA GATGTGGTGACGTATTACATGAACCTCACACGTGCTAATGCAGTCAAGGAACGCTGGGAAAAAGAGTACCGCCTCACAGAGAGTTTCAGAGTACCAGATGCTTCTGCAGCCTCAATGCACCAGGTTCTAGAGCGTATAGCTGCTGGTCTCTGCTACCAGCAGAAGTACTATGATTTCAACTCTGTCAGCTATGACCTGAAAGACTGTGACAGTGACTGCCGTGTTGACCATGTGTGTGCAGCAAGAGAGGTAGACTTTGACAGGTATGAGCACTGTCTGGAAAAAGAAGGCGTAGTTTCCATTCATGGTGGGCTGCTGCTTTTGCTCTTTTCTATCAGTGCAAGTCTGATGTCACCCTATTGGTAG
- the rpa2 gene encoding replication protein A 32 kDa subunit, translated as MFNQGGYNESVMVGGYTQSPGGFASPALSQGGEKKGRTRVSQIIPCTVSQLMSALQVDESFRVGDVEVTQVTIVGIIRSTDKSMTNIQYKVDDMTGAPMDVKQWVDTEDPSVDSTVLPPGTYVKVSGNMRSFQNHRSIVAFSVRPLEDMNEITSHMLEVVQAHMALDKSQGMSGAGGGLSTTGSSVSRPAMEGVKGSYAGANNVINNGLSANQNQVLSLIRSCPDPQGISIQDLKHRLGGMSIGIIKQAVEFLSNEGHIFSTIDEDHFKSTDSDD; from the exons ATGTTTAATCAGG GAGGGTACAATGAGTCTGTAATGGTCGGAGGTTACACCCAGTCTCCTGGAGGATTTGCATCGCCTGCCTTATCCCagggaggagagaagaaaggg agAACCCGTGTTTCACAAATAATCCCATGCACAGTCTCTCAGCTGATGTCTGCCTTGCAAGTTGATGAGTCATTCAGAGTGGGAGATGTGGAGGTTACCCag gTCACCATTGTGGGTATCATCAGAAGCACAGATAAATCCATGACCAACATCCAATACAAGGTTGATGACATGACAGGCGCTCCCATGGATGTGAAGCAGTGGGTTGACACTGAG GACCCAAGTGTGGACAGCACTGTCCTGCCTCCAGGAACATATGTCAAAGTCTCTGGAAATATGCGTTCCTTTCAG AACCACAGGTCTATTGTGGCATTCAGTGTGAGACCCCTGGAGGATATGAATGAAATCACTTCACATATGTTGGAGGTGGTTCAAGCACACATGGCACTCGACAAATCTCAAGGCATG TCAGGTGCTGGTGGAGGACTCAGCACTACTGGTTCATCCGTGTCACGGCCAGCCATGGAAGGGGTGAAAGGGAGCTACGCAGGGGCTAACAACGTGATCAATAATGGTTTAAGCGCAAATCAGAATCAG GTGCTGAGCTTGATAAGAAGTTGCCCAGACCCACAGGGTATCAGCATTCAGGATCTCAAGCACAGACTCGGTGGCATGAGTATTGGTATAATCAA GCAAGCAGTGGAATTCCTGAGCAACGAAGGTCACATTTTTTCCACCATTGACGAAGACCACTTTAAGTCAACAGACAGTGATGATTAA